TCGCTCGTGAAGCGTAAAGGGGGCGTGGAGCAATGTGTCGATCTTGCGCGCGCGGCCCATGCCGGACAGCTGCTGAAACACCTTGTGCACGTCGGCGCATAGCGCTTTATTGGCAGTCAGCAGGCTGTAATCGGTATACAGCTTTGCGGTTTTAGAGTGGTAGTTGCCAGTGCCTAAATGCGCATAGTGGCGTAGCTCGCCTTTTTCACGCCGAACGATATGCAGCATTTTGGCGTGGGTTTTATAGGCCATAATGCCATAAATCACTATAGCGCCGGCTTCTTGCAGGCGTGATGCCAGCTGCAGGTTGTCGGCCTCATCGAAACGCGCCCGCAGCTCAATAACGACGGTAACTTCCTTGCCTTGGCTGGCGGCATCGACCAGAGCACTCACAATCGTTGAATCAGCGCCAGTGCGGTATAGCGTCTGCTTGATTGCCAGTACGTCCGGGTCGCGGGCGGCCTCACGCAGTAGGTCTTCAATAGGCGAAAAGGACTGGAACGGGTGGTGGAGCAAAATATCGCTTTTGGCAATGGCGCTAAATAGGCTGCCACCTTTCAATGCTTTTGGCACGCTAGGCGAATAAGGGCGATAGAGCAGCTCAGGCCGGTCGACATCACCTAGTACAGCCATCATACGGGTTAAATTCACTGGCCCTTGAACACGGTACAAGTCACTGCTTTCTAACTCAAACTGGCGTAACAAAAAGCTGATTAAGTCATCTGGGCAATTGTCGGCAACTTCAAGCCGAACACCGCTGCCATAACGGCGGGCTAATAGCTCGCCGCGTAGCGCGGACGCCAAGTCTGAGACCTCTTCTGGGTCGACGGTCATATCGGCATTGCGGGTCAGTCGGAACTGATAACAACCGCGCACACGCATCCCAGGGAATAGTTCCTCTGCATGAGCGTGAATCATCGACGATAGGAAAATATACTCGGAGAAGCCTTCTGCACACAGCGCTTTAGGCAGTGCCATCAAACGAGGCAGTGAGCGAGGTGCGGGAAGTATTGCCATGCCACCAGCACGCCCAAAGGCGTCCTTCCCTTCTAGTTCAACAATGAAGTTGAGGCTTTTATTAACCAAGCGTGGGAACGGGTGGGAAGGGTCTAGGCCAATGGGGCTGATGACCGGCATGATCTCGTTATCAAAAAAATCTTTAACCCAGGCTTTCTGCTCATCGGTCCACTGATCGCGACGGCGAAAGCGTAGCCCCTGGGCTTCCAATGCGGGCAGCAGCGTTTCGTTCAATATTTGATATTGACGGGCAATTTGCTGATGTGCGATTTCCGAGATTTCTGCCAGTACAGCTTTGGGTAAGCGGCCATCTGCGGCGGTGGTATCGTCACCTAACGCCATTTGGTGTTTAAGTCCGGCGACTCTTATCTCAAAAAACTCATCCATATTGGATGAAAATATCAGCAGAAACATCAGCCGATTGAGTAGCGGGTGCGCATCATCCAGGGCCTGTTCAAGCACCCGGATATTGAATTGCAAATGAGAAAGCTCACGATTGAAATAAAGCTGCGGGTCGTCAAGATCCGCTTCCAAATGAGACTCTTTCGCGTGAACTCCGGTGGGCGTACGATTGATGCGCAATGGCAAAACTTCTCCTTCGCCACTCGTTGACTCGCTAGAAAATACTGGCGTGGAATCTGCTGATTGATCGTCCATGGTTGCCCCCGGTAGTGGTTCATACCCATCATAGCGTGATAGCTCATGTTAATAACTATCGTTAATAGGAGTATGCCGGGAAAAGATGACAAACAAGTGTCACCGGTTTGTCATCTTTGAGGCCTGACCCCTTAAGCTAACGCTGTAACAAGCGTGCTGCTTCTAACGCAAAATAGGTCAAAATCCCATCGGCACCTGCTCGCTTGAAGCACATCAGTGATTCAAGAATTACTGGTTCGGCTTCAAGCCAGCCGTTATCGAAAGCGGCGCGATGCATGGCGTACTCACCGCTGACTTGGTAAGCGAACGTTGGTACTTGAAGCTCGCTTTTTACGCGGCGTACGATATCTAAGTAAGGCATGCCGGGTTTTACCATCACCATATCAGCACCTTCGGCGATATCCATAGCCACTTCATGCAGCGCTTCATCACTATTGGCAGGATCCATTTGATAGGTGCGTTTGTCTGCTTTGCCAAGATTAGCGGCAGATCCGACCGCGTCACGGAAGGGGCCGTAATACTTAGAGGCATACTTAGCGCTATACGCCATAATACGCACATTATGCAGGTGTTCTTGCTCTAACACTTGGCGGATGGCACCGATGCGGCCATCCATCATATCGGAAGGTGCCACTACATCGGCACCTGCCTCGGCGTGGGAGAGCGCCTGTTTAAGTAGCGTATCTACTGTGCGGTCATTCTGCACATAGCCGTGTTGATCGAGAATGCCGTCCTGACCATGACTAGTATAGGGGTCAAGGGCGACATCGGTAATAATGCCAAGCTCAGGTAGCGCTTCTTTTAGCGCCCGCACGCTGCGCTGGACAAGGCCGCTCGCGTTATAAGCCTCCTCTGCTAACTCGCTTTTTTGCTCTGCACCGATAACAGGGAAGAGAGCCAGGGCAGGAATACCCAGCGCGTAGGCCTCTCGGGCCTGCTCAATTAGCAGGTCAATCGAAAGACGCTCAACACCGGGCATTGAGGCAACCGCTTCGCGTTGATTTTCGCCTTCCAGCACAAAGACCGGCAAAATCAAGTCGCTGGGCGTTAGCGTCGACTCCTGCATTAAGCGACGGGAGAAATCGTCGCGACGCATACGGCGAAGACGGGTAGCAGGGAAATGGCGGGGAGCAGAGGTGTTCAACGGCTTTCTCCAAACAATCGCATAGACAATCG
This genomic window from Halomonas sp. TD01 contains:
- the hemB gene encoding porphobilinogen synthase, whose product is MNTSAPRHFPATRLRRMRRDDFSRRLMQESTLTPSDLILPVFVLEGENQREAVASMPGVERLSIDLLIEQAREAYALGIPALALFPVIGAEQKSELAEEAYNASGLVQRSVRALKEALPELGIITDVALDPYTSHGQDGILDQHGYVQNDRTVDTLLKQALSHAEAGADVVAPSDMMDGRIGAIRQVLEQEHLHNVRIMAYSAKYASKYYGPFRDAVGSAANLGKADKRTYQMDPANSDEALHEVAMDIAEGADMVMVKPGMPYLDIVRRVKSELQVPTFAYQVSGEYAMHRAAFDNGWLEAEPVILESLMCFKRAGADGILTYFALEAARLLQR
- the ppk1 gene encoding polyphosphate kinase 1, yielding MDDQSADSTPVFSSESTSGEGEVLPLRINRTPTGVHAKESHLEADLDDPQLYFNRELSHLQFNIRVLEQALDDAHPLLNRLMFLLIFSSNMDEFFEIRVAGLKHQMALGDDTTAADGRLPKAVLAEISEIAHQQIARQYQILNETLLPALEAQGLRFRRRDQWTDEQKAWVKDFFDNEIMPVISPIGLDPSHPFPRLVNKSLNFIVELEGKDAFGRAGGMAILPAPRSLPRLMALPKALCAEGFSEYIFLSSMIHAHAEELFPGMRVRGCYQFRLTRNADMTVDPEEVSDLASALRGELLARRYGSGVRLEVADNCPDDLISFLLRQFELESSDLYRVQGPVNLTRMMAVLGDVDRPELLYRPYSPSVPKALKGGSLFSAIAKSDILLHHPFQSFSPIEDLLREAARDPDVLAIKQTLYRTGADSTIVSALVDAASQGKEVTVVIELRARFDEADNLQLASRLQEAGAIVIYGIMAYKTHAKMLHIVRREKGELRHYAHLGTGNYHSKTAKLYTDYSLLTANKALCADVHKVFQQLSGMGRARKIDTLLHAPFTLHERLVEMIDREAQVALRGKRGHIIIKCNSLTEPKLIKALYRASQAGVECDLIIRGMCCLKPGIEGVSENIRVRSIIGRFLEHTRVFHFHNDGKPETWCSSADFMSRNMFHRVETCFPLLDKKLATRVRKDLETYLVDNCQSWLLKSDGSYQLQDPGNGDAISAQETLLYAYASKS